A genomic region of Arachis hypogaea cultivar Tifrunner chromosome 5, arahy.Tifrunner.gnm2.J5K5, whole genome shotgun sequence contains the following coding sequences:
- the LOC112801720 gene encoding protein YLS7, translated as MKAMTWDNPKSSPNESPSPRPLSWIVVFLGVLALFLICASGILASYPVGSTVRQYFYGIDRSRFYDISVFPVHESSTDVSSNGSLDLVDNEPSSSDRKVAKTATELNSQELSSESASSEYTETSTDKVDSNLHAQSDLTSNSPLPVVGTISSNVTVNVTIEAPTSTALMNDPGTLITTSNDTSKSHPDSVSTAVPASFNESYSGSVNSGCNLFHGTWLHDSLGPLYRNDSCPVLTQMQNCQGNGRPDKDYENWRWKPFQCDISRLDPRKFLEVMRGKTLAFIGDSVARNQMESMMCILWQVETPKNNGNRNMQRFYFKSTSVTIIRIWSSWLVKHSSEPFDYAPEGVDKLFLDIPDEKVMEFLPKFDVVVLSSGHWFAKQSVYVLNNEIVGGQLWWPDKSRPMKINNVEAFGISVETMFTALAMHPNFTGLAILRSYSPDHYEGGAWNTGGSCTGKVKPLGLGELVENGHTNAMYEQQVKGFNHASKKATNGSKLLFMDITEAFSYRHDGHPGPFRNKDPNKITVRGPDGKPPPQDCLHWCMPGPVDTWNEILFEMIKREFEGGNAS; from the exons ATGAAAGCCATGACTTGGGATAATCCAAAGAGTTCTCCCAATGAGTCTCCAAGTCCAAGACCTCTTTCTTGGATTGTGGTTTTCTTGGGAGTACTTGCATTGTTCTTGATTTGTGCTTCTGGAATTCTTGCCTCATACCCAGTTGGCTCCACGGTTCGCCAGTATTTCTACGGCATAGATCGTTCGAGATTTTATGATATATCAGTTTTTCCAGTTCATGAAAGTTCCACTGATGTTTCCTCCAATGGAAGTTTAGATCTGGTAGATAATGAACCATCCTCAAGTGATAGGAAGGTAGCGAAAACTGCTACCGAATTAAATTCACAAGAACTCTCTAGTGAATCTGCTTCATCAGAATATACAGAAACCAGTACTGATAAGGTTGATAGCAACCTGCATGCTCAATCTGATTTAACTTCGAATTCGCCTTTGCCAGTGGTTGGTACTATTTCTTCCAATGTGACTGTTAATGTTACAATTGAGGCACCTACATCCACGGCGTTGATGAATGATCCCGGCACATTAATCACCACATCAAATGATACCTCTAAGTCTCATCCAGACTCAGTATCAACAGCAGTTCCAGCCTCATTTAATGAATCCTATTCTGGTTCTGTTAATTCAG GCTGTAATCTATTCCATGGAACATGGTTACATGATTCGTTGGGACCGTTATACAGGAACGATTCGTGCCCAGTATTGACACAAATGCAGAATTGCCAGGGTAATGGGAGGCCTGATAAGGATTATGAGAACTGGCGATGGAAGCCCTTTCAATGTGACATCTCTCGTCTTGATCCTAGGAAGTTTTTGGAGGTGATGAGAGGCAAGACATTGGCTTTCATTGGTGATTCAGTTGCTCGAAACCAGATGGAATCAATGATGTGTATTCTCTGGCAG GTAGAAACACCCAAGAACAATGGAAACCGTAACATGCAGCGATTTTATTTTAAGTCCACATCTGTCACTATTATCCGAATATGGTCCTCATGGCTAGTCAAGCACAGTTCTGAACCATTTGATTATGCACCGGAAGGTGTGGATAAGCTCTTTCTCGATATCCCTGACGAGAAGGTCATGGAATTTCTTCCAAAATTTGATGTGGTTGTTCTTTCCTCCGGCCACTGGTTTGCCAAACAGTCAGTGTATGTCTTAAACAATGAGATAGTAGGAGGGCAATTGTGGTGGCCGGACAAATCTCGGCCGATGAAGATCAACAATGTTGAAGCATTTGGTATATCTGTTGAAACAATGTTTACTGCTCTTGCAATGCATCCAAATTTCACAGGGCTTGCAATTCTTCGTTCCTATTCGCCCGATCATTACGAGGGTGGCGCTTGGAATACCGGCGGATCATGCACCGGTAAGGTTAAGCCTCTTGGACTTGGTGAGTTGGTGGAAAATGGCCATACAAATGCAATGTATGAGCAACAGGTTAAAGGTTTTAATCATGCATCAAAGAAGGCAACAAATGGATCAAAGTTGTTGTTCATGGATATCACTGAAGCCTTCAGTTACCGGCATGATGGCCATCCTGGTCCCTTCAGGAATAAAGACCCCAATAAGATCACGGTGCGCGGTCCGGATGGAAAGCCGCCGCCACAGGATTGCTTACATTGGTGCATGCCAGGTCCTGTAGATACTTGGAATGAGATTTTGTTTGAAATGATTAAGAGAGAGTTTGAAGGTGGTAATGCATCATGA
- the LOC112801719 gene encoding 65-kDa microtubule-associated protein 3 — MSEPRKDSLIHELQIIWDEVGESETDKDRMLFEIEEECIELYRRKVDQANWSRVQLRQEIADCEAELATICSALAERPIHIRQDQNVGSLKQELARIYPELEEMRKRKSDRRNQLIDVREQIQSISNELYSPGEHAPPVIDENDLSLRKLEELHRQLYALQKEKSDRLKTVQDHLRTLSSLCSVLGLDFKETIDRVHPSLGNSEGYKSIDNDTIKQLTVAIQDLREIKLQRMEKLQDIATTMLELWHLMDTPVEEQQMFQNVTCNIAASEDEITEPNTLSEGFISHVEEEVLRLEALKSSKMKELVLKKRAELEEICQKTHLVPELDSALEYAIETIESGTVDPAWVLEQLELHIAKVKEEAFSRKDILEKVEKWLSACEEESWLEEYNKDENRYNAGRGTHLNLKRAEKARALVTKIPGMVEALNSKTTEWEQERGIEFKYDDARLLSMLEDYTNSRQEKEQERRKLRNLKKHQGQLIAEQEVLYGSKPSPKANSAKKLSRQSSTTGSGRRTSLGASSKLEAKATHSYFSSAKTGVDIAHSPLEKNLFGSGSVRKIDSPSVRQPFSPISSTESSKANSANTTDELKMQQTEELVKTLTLYNMPFTSPSKTSTVVDEENKTPKAMPFSPFSSTLPPNSSNE, encoded by the exons ATGTCTGAACCTCGAAAAGATTCCCTTATTCATGAGCTTCAG ATAATATGGGATGAAGTTGGGGAGTCCGAGACTGACAAGGATAGGATGTTGTTTGAGATTGAAGAAGAGTGTATAGAACTATACAGAAGAAAGGTAGATCAAGCAAATTGGTCCAGAGTTCAACTAAGGCAGGAAATCGCTGACTGCGAGGCAGAGCTTGCAACTATCTGTTCAGCATTGGCAGAGAGACCGATTCACATTAGGCAG GATCAAAATGTTGGAAGCTTGAAACAAGAGCTAGCAAGAATTTACCCAGAGCTGGAGGAAATGCGGAAAAGGAAGTCTGATCGTAGAAATCAACTTATAGATGTTCGTGAGCAGATTCAAAGTATCTCAAATGAGTTGTATAGTCCTGGAGAGCACGCTCCACCCGTTATAGATGAAAATGATTTATCATTGAGAAAGCTTGAAGAATTGCATAGGCAGCTTTATGCACTACAAAAGGAGAAG AGCGATCGCCTGAAGACAGTCCAGGACCACTTGCGTACCTTAAGTTCTCTTTGTTCGGTACTCGGTTTGGACTTCAAGGAGACAATAGACAGAGTTCATCCTAGTTTAGGAAATTCAGAGGGATATAAGAGTATAGATAATGATACTATCAAGCAATTGACTGTTGCTATACAAGATCTGCGAGAAATTAAATTACAGAGAATGGAGAAG ctgcaagatatTGCAACAACAATGTTGGAACTTTGGCATTTGATGGATACGCCTGTTGAAGAGCAACAGATGTTCCAAAATGTTACTTGTAATATAGCTGCTTCAGAAGATGAAATAACCGAACCGAACACTTTGTCCGAGGGCTTCATCAGTCAC GTTGAGGAAGAAGTGTTAAGGTTAGAAGCGTTAAAATCAAGCAAAATGAAAGAGCTTGTTTTGAAGAAAAGAGCAGAGCTAGAGGAGATTTGTCAGAAGACTCATTTGGTTCCAGAACTTGACAGTGCACTGGAATATGCTATTGAAACTATTGAATCTG GAACTGTGGACCCTGCTTGGGTTCTTGAACAACTTGAACTTCATATTGCCAAAGTCAAAGAGGAAGCATTTAGCAGAAAAGATATACTTGAAAAGGTTGAGAAATGGTTATCAGCATGTGAAGAAGAGTCTTGGCTTGAGGAATACAACAAG GATGAAAATCGATATAATGCTGGTAGAGGGACTCATCTTAATCTCAAGCGAGCTGAGAAAGCTCGTGCCTTGGTTACCAAAATTCCAG GAATGGTAGAGGCATTGAATTCAAAAACTACAGAATGGGAACAAGAGAGAGGCATTGAGTTCAAATATGATGAT GCCCGTCTGCTCTCTATGCTTGAAGATTACACCAACTCGCGGCAAGAAAAAGAGCAAGAACGTCGTAAGCTGCGG AACCTGAAGAAACATCAGGGACAATTGATAGCAGAACAGGAAGTACTATATGGGTCAAAACCAAGCCCAAAGGCTAATAGTGCAAAAAAGCTTTCAAGGCAGTCAAGTACAACTGGATCTGGTAGAAGAACCTCCCTTGGTGCAAGTTCAAAACTGGAAGCGAAAGCTACTCACTCATATTTCTCATCAG CTAAAACAGGAGTTGATATTGCTCATTCTCCTTTGGAAAAAAACTTATTTGGTAGTGGAAGTGTTCGCAAGATAGATTCTCCTTCAGTGAGACAACCTTTTTCACCCATCTCTTCGACAGAATCATCAAAAGCAAACTCAGCAAATACCAcagatgaactaaaaatgcagCAGACTGAGGAGTTGGTGAAAACATTAACACTTTACAATATGCCATTCACTAGTCCCTCAAAGACATCAACAGTGGTAGATGAAGAGAATAAAACCCCAAAAGCAATGCCATTTTCTCCCTTCTCTTCAACATTACCACCAAATTCCTCAAATGAATAG
- the LOC112801721 gene encoding AT-hook motif nuclear-localized protein 7, translated as MEKEDIFGSGHAVKADEAPGGFHVAPRSENIQFSAPTAEPPQQPVVPTTAMVAVTPATGTDGKKKRGRPRKYGPDGKLTPEAAAKALSPMPISASIPLTGEFSGWKKGRGKAVESMKKSYKFFEFENAGGPGNGIAYSVGANFTPHILTVNAGEDVTMKIMSFSQDGSRAICILSANGTISNVTLRQPTSSGGTLTYEGRFEILSLSGSYMPTENGFTRSRSGGMSVSLAGPDGRVMGGGLAGLLVAAGPVQVVVGSFIPGHQLEHKQKKQRVEHHISSTISAPLNVPTISAEEMKISLGGVKPFMTPPSVPFQVENIPPPPPAFVNGQCSLNSSGDDDDEEDASLHEKESNPSLSDPAGVAC; from the exons atggaaaaagaagatatttttggTTCCGGGCATGCGGTCAAGGCTGATGAGGCTCCAGGGGGCTTCCACGTGGCACCAAGAAGTGAAAATATACAGTTTTCTGCACCCACGGCGGAGCCACCGCAGCAGCCGGTGGTTCCGACCACGGCTATGGTGGCAGTAACACCGGCGACAGGGACGGATGggaagaagaagagggggaggcCTAGAAAGTATGGACCGGACGGCAAGTTGACGCCGGAGGCAGCAGCGAAGGCGTTGTCTCCGATGCCGATATCGGCGTCGATTCCGTTGACCGGAGAGTTCTCAGGGTGGAAAAAGGGTAGAGGAAAGGCTGTTGAATCAATGAAGAAGTCATATaaattttttgagtttgaaaatgCTGGAGGACCAG GTAATGGAATTGCATACTCAGTTGGTGCCAACTTCACACCTCACATTCTTACAGTAAATGCTGGAGAG GATGTTACTATGAAGATTATGTCCTTTTCTCAGGACGGATCCCGTGCCATATGCATTCTCTCTGCCAATGGCACGATTTCAAATGTCACGCTTCGTCAACCAACTTCTTCCGGCGGCACTTTAACATATGAG GGACGGTTCGAGATTCTTTCCTTGTCTGGCTCATATATGCCAACCGAGAACGGATTCACAAGGAGCAGATCTGGTGGGATGAGTGTTTCTTTGGCAGGTCCAGATGGTCGAGTAATGGGAGGAGGACTTGCCGGTTTGCTGGTAGCTGCAGGTCCTGTGCAG GTTGTTGTTGGTAGTTTCATTCCAGGTCACCAGTTAGAACATAAACAAAAGAAGCAAAGGGTGGAACATCATATATCATCAACTATATCTGCTCCACTTAATGTTCCTACTATTTCTGCTGAAGAAATGAAGATAAGTCTTGGTGGAGTGAAGCCTTTCATGACACCCCCTTCGGTTCCTTTTCAAGTCGAAAacattcctcctcctcctcctgcgTTTGTCAACGGCCAATGTTCTCTGAACTCATCTGGTGACGACGATGATGAAGAAGATGCCTCTTTGCATGAGAAAGAATCTAATCCTAGTCTTTCAGATCCTGCTGGAGTTGCATGCTAA